In Struthio camelus isolate bStrCam1 chromosome 13, bStrCam1.hap1, whole genome shotgun sequence, the following are encoded in one genomic region:
- the KIF20A gene encoding kinesin-like protein KIF20A, with protein MAQALLSPGLFSDDEAAASPVLESTATGFGADVRKDLLSEFSAISPELGGSQQAVAEDSNGKVKVYLRVRPLKSTELEKGEDQACVCIENSETLLLKAPKDSFTMRSTERGVGQAAHRFTFTQIFGPDVGQKLFFDSTMKQVVKDVLNGQNWLVYTYGITNSGKTHTIQGTSKDGGILPRSLAVIFNSVGDRLYQAMDLKPSLSNEVMWLDSRQIRQEETKKQTLLQGGLWEEELLTPLKRSHSAESQLQATTSGSFDSGVAGLSSSSQFTNHSDVSQTEEPGPRWADLDRISLTTKSDVQFSIWVSFFEIYNELIYDLLEAALPGQNRKRQTLRLCEDQTGNPYVKDLNWINVRDADEAWKLLKLGRKNQSFASTHMNQNSSRSHSIFSVRILHLQGGGSEIVPKISELSLCDLAGSERCKDQKSGDRMKEANNINTSLHTLGRCIAALRQNQQSKLKQTVVPFRDSKLTRVFQGFFTGRGRSCMIVNINQCASTYDETLYVAKFSAIASQLVQAPPTKVGLPSIQSIIKEHSRRTSQGPEAVAKEEVDTEDDSEDEGDIAIYEKEDLLRVVEAARELLVQERQEKLQLEMRLREEICNEMLEHLQQKEQWCSQHIDAQKELLEELYEDKLNNLKESLTDYYQEEIQERDEKIEELQAALQEAKQKLENLHTKQKESEQGLRRSKRVAASCTLQQELLDTKGKLEQCQMELNTATAELRKYQKLLEPPPSAKPITMDVDRKLEDGQKNVRLLRLELQKLGESLQSAERACCHSTSAGKLREALCTCDDILARQDQTLAELQNNMMLVKLDLRKKAACIAEQYHTVQKLQAPPTSTLKKRFCANRENLQPNQPPGKKPFLHNLLSRSAARPVVGRGWQLRSVAL; from the exons ATGGCCCAGGCACTCCTCTCCCCAGGGCTGTTCTCTGATGACGAGGCTGCAGCCTCCCCTGTTCTTGAATCCACAGCAACGGGGTTTGGGGCTGATGTGCGCAAGGACTTGCTGTCAGAGTTCTCTGCCATCTCTCCAGAGCTTGGGGGCTCCCAGCAG GCTGTAGCTGAAGACAGTAATGGGAAAGTAAAGGTGTATCTCAGAGTTCGACCTCTGAAGTCTACAGAGCTAGAAAAAGGGGAAGATCAG GCTTGTGTCTGCATTGAGAACTCGGAGACTCTTCTTCTGAAAGCCCCCAAGGACTCCTTCACCATGCGGAGCACAGAACGCGGAGTAGGGCAAGCAGCGCATAGATTCACTTTCACCCAG ATCTTTGGGCCAGATGTGGGGCAGAAGCTGTTCTTTGATAGCACAATGAAGCAGGTGGTAAAGGATGTACTGAATGGGCAGAATTGGCTAGTTTACACCTATGGCATCACCAATTCAGGGAAGACTCACACTATTCAGG GTACCAGTAAAGATGGTGGGATTCTGCCTCGGTCCTTGGCAGTCATCTTCAATAGTGTGGGGGACCGACTGTATCAAGCCATGGATCTGAAGCCCTCGCTCTCCAATGAGGTGATGTGGCTGGACAGCAGGCAGATTCGGCAGGAAGAGACCAAGAAACAGACCTTGCTGCAGGGGGGTCTGTGGGAG gaggagctgctaaCACCACTGAAGAGGAGTCACAGTGCAGAATCCCAGCTTCAGGCCACCACGAGTGGCAGTTTTGACAGCGGAGTTGCTGGCCTCTCTTCCTCTAGCCAATTTACCAACCATTCAGACGTCAGCCAGACAGAAG AACCGGGCCCTCGCTGGGCTGACCTGGATCGTATTTCACTCACCACTAAAAGCGATGTGCAGTTCTCCATCTGGGTCTCCTTCTTTGAGATTTACAATGAGTTAATCTATGACTTATTAGAAGCAGCTCTACCGGGTCAGAACCGCAAGAGGCAGACATTGCGACTCTGTGAAGACCAGACTGGCAACCCCTATGTGAAAG ATCTAAATTGGATCAATGTCCGTGATGCTGATGAGGCCTGGAAGCTCCTGAAACTGGGTCGGAAAAACCAGAGTTTTGCTAGTACTCACATGAACCAGAACTCCAGTCGCAG TCACAGTATCTTCTCTGTTCGGATTCTGCACTTGCAAGGAGGTGGCAGTGAAATTGTTCCCAAAATCAGCGA GCTATCCCTGTGTGACCTTGCGGGTTCAGAGCGCTGCAAGGACCAGAAAAGTGGGGACCGAATGAAAGAGGCAAACAACATCAACACTTCCCTGCATACATTGGGCCGCTGCATTGCTGCCCTCCGCCAGAACCAGCAGTCAAA ATTGAAGCAGACTGTGGTTCCCTTCCGGGACAGCAAGCTAACCCGTGTGTTCCAGGGTTTCTTTACTGGACGTGGGCGCTCTTGCATGATTGTCAACATTAACCAGTGTGCATCTACGTATGATGAGACTTTGTACGTAGCCAAGTTTTCAGCCATTGCCAGCCAG cttgttcaagcacCTCCCACAAAGGTAGGACTTCCATCCATACAATCAATCATTAAAGAGCACAGCAGGCGAACCAGCCAGGGTCCAGAGGCAGTGGCAAAGGAAGAAGTAGATACAGAAGACGATAGTGAGGATGAAGGAGATATCGCCATTTATGAGAAAGAG GACTTGTTACGTGTAGTGGAGGCTGCACGAGAGCTGCTGGTGCAAGAgcggcaggagaagctgcaacTAGAAATGCGCCTCCGTGAGGAGATCTGCAATGAGATGCTGGAGCACCTGCAACAGAAGGAGCAGTGGTGCAG CCAACATATAGATGCCCAGAAGGAGCTGCTGGAGGAACTGTACGAAGATAAACTGAATAACCTGAAGGAGTCACTGACTGACTATTACCAGGAGGAGATCCAG GAGCGTGATGAGAAGATAGAGGAGCtccaagctgctctgcaggaggCAAAACAAAAATTGGAGAACCTGCACACTAAGCAAAAGGAGTCCGAGCAAGGTCTGCGTAGGTCAAAGCGAGTGGCTGCATCATGCACTCTGCAACAGGAGCTGCTAGATACTAAAGGCAAACTGGAGCAATGTCAAATGGAGTTGAATACAGCAACAGCAG AGTTGCGCAAGTACCAGAAATTACTGGAGCCACCTCCTTCTGCCAAACCCATTACTATGGATGTAGACAGGAAGCTGGAGGATGGACAAAAG AATGTCAGATTGCTACGGTTGGAATTGCAAAAACTTGGTGAATCACTCCAGTCTGCAGAGAGGGCATGCTGCCACAGTACGAGTGCCGGGAAACTTCGAGAAGCCCTCTGTACTTGTGATGACATTCTGGCTAGACAG GACCAAACACTGGCAGAACTGCAGAATAACATGATGCTGGTAAAACTTGACCTGAGGAAGAAAGCAGCTTGTATTGCTGAACAGTACCACACTGTGCAGAAGCTCCAGGCTCCTCCAACGTCCACCTTAAAGAAACGGTTCTGTGCCAACAGGGAAAACCTACAACCAAATCAACCTCCTGGTAAAAAGCCCTTCCTGCACAACCTTCTGTCACGTTCAGCTGCTCGTCCTGTTGTTGGCAGAGGGTGGCAACTTCGTTCGGTTGCCCTATGA
- the SFXN1 gene encoding sideroflexin-1 isoform X5: MSADIPLNINIKEPRWDQSTFTGRASHFFTVTDPRNILLSDARLENARKIVHDYRQGIVAPGLTEDELWRAKYIYDSAFHPDTGEKMILIGRMSAQVPMNMTITGCMMTFYRTTPAVVFWQWINQSFNAIVNYTNRSGDAPITVSQLGTAYVSATTGAVATALGLNALTKHVSPLIGRFVPFAAVAAANCINIPLMRQRELKFGIPVTDENGNRLGESTKAAQQAITQVVISRILMAAPGMAIPPFIMNTLEKRAFLKRFPWMSAPIQVGLVGFCLVFATPLCCALFPQKSSMSVTRLEPELQAKIRESSPELERVYFNKGL; this comes from the exons ATGTCCGCAGATATaccattaaatattaatattaaggAGCCCCGATGGGATCAAAGCACTTTCACTGGACGAGCCAGTCACTTCTTTACTGTAACAGACCCCCGGAATATTTTGTTATCTGATGCCCGACTAGAAAACGCAAGAAAAATTGTTCACGATTACAG ACAAGGTATCGTCGCACCGGGCTTGACAGAAGATGAATTGTGGAGAGCAAAATATATCTATGATTCAGCCTTTCATCCAGACACTGGTGAAAAGATGATCTTGATTGGCCGAATGTCAGCTCAGGTACCAATGAACATGACTATCACAGGTTGTATGATGACCTTTTACAG AACGACACCAGCGGTGGTTTTCTGGCAGTGGATTAATCAGTCCTTCAACGCTATAGTAAATTACACGAACAGGAGTGGTGATGCCCCAATTACTGTCAG ccAGCTGGGAACTGCCTATGTTTCTGCTACCACAGGTGCTGTTGCAACAGCTTTAGGACTTAATGCACTAACAAAG CATGTCTCACCTCTTATAGGACGAtttgttccttttgctgctgttgccGCTGCTAATTGCATTAATATTCCACTAATGAGACAAAG GGAACTCAAGTTTGGAATCCCTGTCACAGATGAGAACGGAAACAGACTGGGTGAATCAAccaaagcagctcagcaggcaATTACTCAGGTGGTTATATCAAGGATTCTTATGGCTGCTCCTGGCATGG caATTCCTCCCTTTATAATGAATACATTGGAAAAGAGAGCCTTTTTAAAG AGATTTCCATGGATGAGTGCTCCCATTCAAGTTGGATTAGTTGGATTCTG TCTCGTGTTTGCAACACCCTTGTGCTGTGCACTGTTTCCTCAAAAAAG TTCCATGTCTGTAACACGCTTGGAGCCAGAATTGCAAGCCAAGATCCGAGAGAGCAGCCCTGAATTAGAACGTGTATACTTTAATAAAGGCTTATAA
- the SFXN1 gene encoding sideroflexin-1 isoform X1 — MMCFQQHVALTFDLFRNLRDYDKKEFLKMSADIPLNINIKEPRWDQSTFTGRASHFFTVTDPRNILLSDARLENARKIVHDYRQGIVAPGLTEDELWRAKYIYDSAFHPDTGEKMILIGRMSAQVPMNMTITGCMMTFYRTTPAVVFWQWINQSFNAIVNYTNRSGDAPITVSQLGTAYVSATTGAVATALGLNALTKHVSPLIGRFVPFAAVAAANCINIPLMRQRELKFGIPVTDENGNRLGESTKAAQQAITQVVISRILMAAPGMAIPPFIMNTLEKRAFLKRFPWMSAPIQVGLVGFCLVFATPLCCALFPQKRFSQSGTSTHSTQHLRSSSEDNETISESLSHFFQPLSHTRDFRELASSEAIQMP, encoded by the exons TTTTTGAAGATGTCCGCAGATATaccattaaatattaatattaaggAGCCCCGATGGGATCAAAGCACTTTCACTGGACGAGCCAGTCACTTCTTTACTGTAACAGACCCCCGGAATATTTTGTTATCTGATGCCCGACTAGAAAACGCAAGAAAAATTGTTCACGATTACAG ACAAGGTATCGTCGCACCGGGCTTGACAGAAGATGAATTGTGGAGAGCAAAATATATCTATGATTCAGCCTTTCATCCAGACACTGGTGAAAAGATGATCTTGATTGGCCGAATGTCAGCTCAGGTACCAATGAACATGACTATCACAGGTTGTATGATGACCTTTTACAG AACGACACCAGCGGTGGTTTTCTGGCAGTGGATTAATCAGTCCTTCAACGCTATAGTAAATTACACGAACAGGAGTGGTGATGCCCCAATTACTGTCAG ccAGCTGGGAACTGCCTATGTTTCTGCTACCACAGGTGCTGTTGCAACAGCTTTAGGACTTAATGCACTAACAAAG CATGTCTCACCTCTTATAGGACGAtttgttccttttgctgctgttgccGCTGCTAATTGCATTAATATTCCACTAATGAGACAAAG GGAACTCAAGTTTGGAATCCCTGTCACAGATGAGAACGGAAACAGACTGGGTGAATCAAccaaagcagctcagcaggcaATTACTCAGGTGGTTATATCAAGGATTCTTATGGCTGCTCCTGGCATGG caATTCCTCCCTTTATAATGAATACATTGGAAAAGAGAGCCTTTTTAAAG AGATTTCCATGGATGAGTGCTCCCATTCAAGTTGGATTAGTTGGATTCTG TCTCGTGTTTGCAACACCCTTGTGCTGTGCACTGTTTCCTCAAAAAAG ATTTTCTCAGTCTGGAACTTCAACACACTCGACCCAGCACTTAAGGTCCTCAAGTGAAGACAATGAAACCATTTCTGAAAGCCTAAGCCACTTTTTCCAGCCTCTCTCTCACACAAGGGATTTTAGAGAGTTGGCATCTTCAGAGGCCATTCAAATGCCATAG
- the SFXN1 gene encoding sideroflexin-1 isoform X2, with product MMCFQQHVALTFDLFRNLRDYDKKEFLKMSADIPLNINIKEPRWDQSTFTGRASHFFTVTDPRNILLSDARLENARKIVHDYRQGIVAPGLTEDELWRAKYIYDSAFHPDTGEKMILIGRMSAQVPMNMTITGCMMTFYRTTPAVVFWQWINQSFNAIVNYTNRSGDAPITVSQLGTAYVSATTGAVATALGLNALTKHVSPLIGRFVPFAAVAAANCINIPLMRQRELKFGIPVTDENGNRLGESTKAAQQAITQVVISRILMAAPGMAIPPFIMNTLEKRAFLKRFPWMSAPIQVGLVGFCLVFATPLCCALFPQKSSMSVTRLEPELQAKIRESSPELERVYFNKGL from the exons TTTTTGAAGATGTCCGCAGATATaccattaaatattaatattaaggAGCCCCGATGGGATCAAAGCACTTTCACTGGACGAGCCAGTCACTTCTTTACTGTAACAGACCCCCGGAATATTTTGTTATCTGATGCCCGACTAGAAAACGCAAGAAAAATTGTTCACGATTACAG ACAAGGTATCGTCGCACCGGGCTTGACAGAAGATGAATTGTGGAGAGCAAAATATATCTATGATTCAGCCTTTCATCCAGACACTGGTGAAAAGATGATCTTGATTGGCCGAATGTCAGCTCAGGTACCAATGAACATGACTATCACAGGTTGTATGATGACCTTTTACAG AACGACACCAGCGGTGGTTTTCTGGCAGTGGATTAATCAGTCCTTCAACGCTATAGTAAATTACACGAACAGGAGTGGTGATGCCCCAATTACTGTCAG ccAGCTGGGAACTGCCTATGTTTCTGCTACCACAGGTGCTGTTGCAACAGCTTTAGGACTTAATGCACTAACAAAG CATGTCTCACCTCTTATAGGACGAtttgttccttttgctgctgttgccGCTGCTAATTGCATTAATATTCCACTAATGAGACAAAG GGAACTCAAGTTTGGAATCCCTGTCACAGATGAGAACGGAAACAGACTGGGTGAATCAAccaaagcagctcagcaggcaATTACTCAGGTGGTTATATCAAGGATTCTTATGGCTGCTCCTGGCATGG caATTCCTCCCTTTATAATGAATACATTGGAAAAGAGAGCCTTTTTAAAG AGATTTCCATGGATGAGTGCTCCCATTCAAGTTGGATTAGTTGGATTCTG TCTCGTGTTTGCAACACCCTTGTGCTGTGCACTGTTTCCTCAAAAAAG TTCCATGTCTGTAACACGCTTGGAGCCAGAATTGCAAGCCAAGATCCGAGAGAGCAGCCCTGAATTAGAACGTGTATACTTTAATAAAGGCTTATAA
- the SFXN1 gene encoding sideroflexin-1 isoform X4, whose protein sequence is MMCFQQHVALTFDLFRNLRDYDKKEFLKMSADIPLNINIKEPRWDQSTFTGRASHFFTVTDPRNILLSDARLENARKIVHDYRQGIVAPGLTEDELWRAKYIYDSAFHPDTGEKMILIGRMSAQVPMNMTITGCMMTFYRTTPAVVFWQWINQSFNAIVNYTNRSGDAPITVSQLGTAYVSATTGAVATALGLNALTKHVSPLIGRFVPFAAVAAANCINIPLMRQRELKFGIPVTDENGNRLGESTKAAQQAITQVVISRILMAAPGMAIPPFIMNTLEKRAFLKVIAELHSFSCTHFWIADCLQEKEEKSSTSLFLQTQAPERAYSRLVLHASHTAVTF, encoded by the exons TTTTTGAAGATGTCCGCAGATATaccattaaatattaatattaaggAGCCCCGATGGGATCAAAGCACTTTCACTGGACGAGCCAGTCACTTCTTTACTGTAACAGACCCCCGGAATATTTTGTTATCTGATGCCCGACTAGAAAACGCAAGAAAAATTGTTCACGATTACAG ACAAGGTATCGTCGCACCGGGCTTGACAGAAGATGAATTGTGGAGAGCAAAATATATCTATGATTCAGCCTTTCATCCAGACACTGGTGAAAAGATGATCTTGATTGGCCGAATGTCAGCTCAGGTACCAATGAACATGACTATCACAGGTTGTATGATGACCTTTTACAG AACGACACCAGCGGTGGTTTTCTGGCAGTGGATTAATCAGTCCTTCAACGCTATAGTAAATTACACGAACAGGAGTGGTGATGCCCCAATTACTGTCAG ccAGCTGGGAACTGCCTATGTTTCTGCTACCACAGGTGCTGTTGCAACAGCTTTAGGACTTAATGCACTAACAAAG CATGTCTCACCTCTTATAGGACGAtttgttccttttgctgctgttgccGCTGCTAATTGCATTAATATTCCACTAATGAGACAAAG GGAACTCAAGTTTGGAATCCCTGTCACAGATGAGAACGGAAACAGACTGGGTGAATCAAccaaagcagctcagcaggcaATTACTCAGGTGGTTATATCAAGGATTCTTATGGCTGCTCCTGGCATGG caATTCCTCCCTTTATAATGAATACATTGGAAAAGAGAGCCTTTTTAAAG GTGATTGCTGAATTGCACAGTTTTTCCTGCACTCATTTCTGGATTGCAGACTGCCtccaagaaaaagaggaaaaatcttcTACCTCACTTTTTCTTCAAACTCAAGCTCCGGAGAGAGCTTATTCCAGGCTTGTTCTCCATGCCTCTCATACTGCTGTGACCTTTTAG
- the SFXN1 gene encoding sideroflexin-1 isoform X3 has protein sequence MSADIPLNINIKEPRWDQSTFTGRASHFFTVTDPRNILLSDARLENARKIVHDYRQGIVAPGLTEDELWRAKYIYDSAFHPDTGEKMILIGRMSAQVPMNMTITGCMMTFYRTTPAVVFWQWINQSFNAIVNYTNRSGDAPITVSQLGTAYVSATTGAVATALGLNALTKHVSPLIGRFVPFAAVAAANCINIPLMRQRELKFGIPVTDENGNRLGESTKAAQQAITQVVISRILMAAPGMAIPPFIMNTLEKRAFLKRFPWMSAPIQVGLVGFCLVFATPLCCALFPQKRFSQSGTSTHSTQHLRSSSEDNETISESLSHFFQPLSHTRDFRELASSEAIQMP, from the exons ATGTCCGCAGATATaccattaaatattaatattaaggAGCCCCGATGGGATCAAAGCACTTTCACTGGACGAGCCAGTCACTTCTTTACTGTAACAGACCCCCGGAATATTTTGTTATCTGATGCCCGACTAGAAAACGCAAGAAAAATTGTTCACGATTACAG ACAAGGTATCGTCGCACCGGGCTTGACAGAAGATGAATTGTGGAGAGCAAAATATATCTATGATTCAGCCTTTCATCCAGACACTGGTGAAAAGATGATCTTGATTGGCCGAATGTCAGCTCAGGTACCAATGAACATGACTATCACAGGTTGTATGATGACCTTTTACAG AACGACACCAGCGGTGGTTTTCTGGCAGTGGATTAATCAGTCCTTCAACGCTATAGTAAATTACACGAACAGGAGTGGTGATGCCCCAATTACTGTCAG ccAGCTGGGAACTGCCTATGTTTCTGCTACCACAGGTGCTGTTGCAACAGCTTTAGGACTTAATGCACTAACAAAG CATGTCTCACCTCTTATAGGACGAtttgttccttttgctgctgttgccGCTGCTAATTGCATTAATATTCCACTAATGAGACAAAG GGAACTCAAGTTTGGAATCCCTGTCACAGATGAGAACGGAAACAGACTGGGTGAATCAAccaaagcagctcagcaggcaATTACTCAGGTGGTTATATCAAGGATTCTTATGGCTGCTCCTGGCATGG caATTCCTCCCTTTATAATGAATACATTGGAAAAGAGAGCCTTTTTAAAG AGATTTCCATGGATGAGTGCTCCCATTCAAGTTGGATTAGTTGGATTCTG TCTCGTGTTTGCAACACCCTTGTGCTGTGCACTGTTTCCTCAAAAAAG ATTTTCTCAGTCTGGAACTTCAACACACTCGACCCAGCACTTAAGGTCCTCAAGTGAAGACAATGAAACCATTTCTGAAAGCCTAAGCCACTTTTTCCAGCCTCTCTCTCACACAAGGGATTTTAGAGAGTTGGCATCTTCAGAGGCCATTCAAATGCCATAG